A portion of the Bdellovibrionales bacterium genome contains these proteins:
- a CDS encoding glycosyltransferase yields the protein MPSKKINVGLAIVTFREGPQLIKLFKTLLSDAAGDWPDEVIVVHNGGVNETLCLLQKILPSLPIRSKLLVNRTNHLGGARQLAVDYCHCDLIAFTDGDCLLPRSWLSHLTQTFFNLRQLHPNLAGIGGPNRLSGDKYFDQSLNLMLLSPLGHGGSPQSKLVNEVSLADHLPTSNALFCRRALLTAGNFSLNFASTCEDVEMGLRLTKFGFTLLLLPSPLVINQSANTWREWSLRMLRFGYYQSFAIAPLRRNFHFPSMISAVGVFGFLLLLALAPLAPWVLSVFGIYLLLVVSEGLRLSLSSNSFSLSILLRVTMAFLLTHFSYGLGSLLGLGNRILLPFFKKSDHKIGPIEPVLLEQWPPHEAKRSCQLQSE from the coding sequence ATGCCTAGCAAAAAGATAAACGTCGGCCTTGCAATTGTTACCTTCCGTGAGGGCCCTCAGCTAATAAAACTTTTCAAAACTCTTCTTTCTGATGCTGCTGGAGACTGGCCCGACGAAGTCATTGTCGTTCACAACGGGGGAGTCAATGAAACTCTCTGTCTGCTTCAAAAGATCCTCCCTTCATTACCTATCCGGTCCAAACTATTGGTCAATCGCACGAACCACCTTGGGGGTGCGCGACAACTTGCTGTCGACTATTGCCATTGTGACCTGATCGCCTTTACCGATGGAGACTGCCTTCTCCCTCGCTCCTGGCTCTCTCACCTCACTCAGACATTTTTTAATCTAAGGCAATTACATCCAAATCTCGCCGGAATAGGTGGGCCTAATCGGCTTTCTGGAGACAAATACTTTGATCAATCGCTCAATTTGATGCTTTTGAGCCCACTTGGACATGGTGGCAGCCCTCAATCAAAACTCGTCAATGAAGTCTCATTAGCCGATCACCTCCCCACCTCCAATGCTCTGTTTTGCCGCAGAGCACTCCTCACCGCTGGTAATTTTTCCCTTAATTTCGCCTCTACCTGCGAAGATGTGGAAATGGGGTTAAGATTAACGAAATTCGGTTTTACATTATTGCTTTTGCCGTCCCCCCTCGTGATTAACCAAAGCGCAAATACCTGGAGGGAGTGGTCTCTACGTATGCTCCGATTTGGCTATTACCAATCTTTTGCAATTGCACCTTTGCGACGGAATTTCCACTTTCCTAGTATGATTTCTGCCGTAGGCGTCTTTGGCTTCTTGCTGCTTTTGGCTCTCGCGCCCTTGGCACCTTGGGTTCTCAGCGTTTTTGGAATATACCTTCTTCTTGTTGTCTCGGAAGGTCTGCGCCTCAGTCTTTCGTCAAATTCATTCTCTCTATCGATTTTATTGAGAGTGACAATGGCCTTTCTCCTCACTCATTTTTCCTACGGCCTAGGAAGTTTACTTGGGCTTGGAAATCGAATTCTCCTTCCGTTCTTCAAAAAATCAGATCACAAGATTGGGCCAATCGAACCAGTTCTTCTCGAGCAATGGCCCCCTCACGAAGCAAAAAGATCTTGTCAGCTTCAATCCGAATGA
- a CDS encoding threonylcarbamoyl-AMP synthase, with translation MDVDQAVSHLLDGGVVAYPTETVWGLGALNRRPEALAHVIKLKGREVAKGMSLLVADIAMAEEVAFISDQRIKRFLQIVWPGPLTVVLKARPVVDPLVHGGTGEVGLRLSSHHLVQKLMVMLSEPLTTTSANESGQASARSRAELAWLPMNVGILGQEESEGIKPSTVIRIEADKIFLLREGAIAREELVRLAQSCDLIF, from the coding sequence ATGGATGTCGATCAAGCCGTCTCTCATTTGTTAGATGGCGGTGTGGTGGCCTATCCCACCGAGACGGTTTGGGGGCTTGGGGCTTTAAATAGGAGACCCGAGGCTCTCGCTCACGTGATCAAATTAAAGGGGCGTGAAGTTGCGAAGGGGATGAGTCTTCTCGTTGCCGATATCGCGATGGCAGAGGAAGTGGCATTTATTTCAGATCAACGGATAAAGAGATTCTTGCAAATCGTGTGGCCTGGTCCCTTGACAGTTGTATTAAAGGCCAGGCCTGTTGTTGATCCTCTGGTTCATGGGGGAACAGGCGAAGTGGGCCTAAGGCTGTCCAGTCATCATTTGGTACAAAAATTGATGGTCATGCTTTCTGAACCTCTTACGACAACCAGTGCTAATGAAAGTGGTCAAGCTTCGGCTCGATCGCGAGCTGAATTGGCTTGGCTTCCAATGAATGTGGGAATTTTGGGACAAGAAGAATCTGAAGGTATTAAACCTTCGACAGTCATTCGGATTGAAGCTGACAAGATCTTTTTGCTTCGTGAGGGGGCCATTGCTCGAGAAGAACTGGTTCGATTGGCCCAATCTTGTGATCTGATTTTTTGA
- the purD gene encoding phosphoribosylamine--glycine ligase gives MKVLVVGQGGREHALVRALKQSPCVDKVIAIPGSMGMENDALCLSHSLTPPEKLIAEIRDRKIDLVVIGPEGPLAEGLADRLREAGVSVFGPSAQAAQLEASKVFSKRFMERAGVPTSGYRVVNSVEQVMAAANSFVPPYVLKADGLAGGKGVFICRSLKELQESAHSIFVDRIFGDAGHEALLEEFLPGWELSFLVLTNGNEYEPLPLSQDHKRLNDGDEGPNTGGMGVVGPLTIPEELYREIDKRILAPSVAQLQKESLFYRGVLYVGIMVTEKGPMVLEYNVRFGDPEAQVVLPLLDGDWGQILKEVAEGRLQTLKWKSAHCACVVLAAEGYPERPKLGVKIEGGLDSDNFSQYFLHAGSTKDSDGNWLTAGGRVLNAVGCGPSMEVALKRAYSQAEKVSWKGRQMRIDIGKKMSVQK, from the coding sequence ATGAAAGTTCTTGTGGTAGGCCAGGGAGGACGAGAGCATGCCCTCGTTCGGGCCTTAAAACAGTCCCCCTGTGTCGATAAAGTGATTGCGATTCCAGGTAGCATGGGAATGGAAAATGATGCCCTTTGCCTTTCTCATTCATTGACTCCGCCTGAAAAATTGATTGCTGAGATTCGAGATAGGAAGATCGATTTGGTCGTTATCGGTCCTGAAGGGCCACTTGCTGAGGGATTGGCAGATCGCCTCAGGGAAGCCGGTGTCTCAGTCTTTGGTCCTTCTGCTCAGGCTGCGCAGTTAGAAGCAAGTAAAGTCTTTTCTAAAAGATTTATGGAAAGAGCAGGGGTCCCCACCTCAGGTTATCGGGTCGTGAATTCAGTTGAACAAGTCATGGCGGCAGCCAATTCTTTCGTACCACCTTATGTTCTAAAGGCCGATGGCCTTGCCGGAGGCAAGGGAGTATTCATTTGTCGTTCACTTAAAGAATTGCAGGAATCCGCCCATTCGATTTTTGTGGATAGAATTTTTGGCGATGCGGGACACGAAGCATTGCTTGAAGAATTTTTGCCAGGATGGGAACTTAGTTTCTTGGTACTGACCAATGGGAACGAGTATGAACCACTACCCTTGAGTCAAGATCACAAGCGGCTCAATGATGGGGATGAGGGGCCAAACACCGGGGGTATGGGGGTGGTCGGTCCCCTCACTATTCCGGAAGAATTGTATCGCGAAATTGATAAAAGGATCTTGGCTCCATCAGTCGCTCAGTTGCAAAAGGAATCCCTGTTTTATCGAGGAGTTTTGTATGTGGGGATTATGGTAACAGAAAAAGGACCCATGGTTCTGGAATACAATGTGCGATTCGGAGATCCCGAGGCTCAAGTTGTATTGCCTCTTTTAGATGGGGATTGGGGACAGATTCTGAAGGAGGTTGCCGAGGGGCGTTTGCAGACTTTGAAATGGAAATCGGCTCATTGTGCCTGCGTCGTTTTGGCTGCAGAAGGCTATCCAGAGCGTCCCAAGTTGGGAGTTAAAATAGAGGGTGGTTTGGATTCTGATAATTTCTCTCAATATTTTCTGCATGCGGGAAGTACAAAAGATTCGGATGGGAATTGGCTGACAGCGGGAGGAAGGGTTCTGAATGCTGTCGGTTGTGGGCCATCAATGGAGGTGGCTTTGAAGAGAGCCTACTCTCAGGCGGAGAAGGTGTCTTGGAAGGGCCGTCAAATGCGAATTGATATTGGCAAAAAGATGTCGGTGCAAAAGTGA
- a CDS encoding glycosyltransferase, with product MLASIIIPTHRRHRSVLNLLSSLENQDFPKDEFEILIISNLPDPSLRKQIEKQIDGRLLYDFFEVGELGVNRARNLGISKAKGKFLFFLDDDCFANQSFYLKKGIELLRRWPEASAVGGPYSLGPKSSTIEQVYNSICRQWLENSVRKSGYTVNLVGGNMVFHATVFSSGLRFNESIVFGGAETELNSRLVQQGYRLKYDPNYSIEHHVHLTLRTFFSKAFWQGFGAQRREQANLPPDIGLSSIFSACPYPSRLNEFYLAFFNHGFQMGQEWAKCHLEGRPSLIELATLFVFFFKKDLEFKRYKKWIKLKAGH from the coding sequence ATGCTTGCATCAATAATAATTCCTACCCACCGCCGTCATCGCTCCGTCTTAAATCTTCTGAGCTCGCTCGAGAACCAGGATTTTCCGAAGGACGAATTTGAAATTCTTATTATCAGTAACCTTCCCGATCCGTCTCTTAGAAAACAAATAGAAAAACAAATTGATGGACGTCTGCTTTATGATTTTTTTGAAGTGGGGGAGCTTGGCGTCAACAGAGCCCGCAATTTGGGTATTTCCAAAGCAAAGGGAAAGTTTCTCTTTTTTCTTGATGATGATTGTTTTGCCAATCAAAGCTTCTACCTGAAAAAGGGCATTGAGCTACTCCGACGATGGCCAGAAGCCTCAGCTGTTGGTGGACCTTATTCTCTCGGACCTAAGTCAAGTACGATCGAACAGGTATACAACAGTATTTGCCGCCAATGGCTTGAGAATTCCGTTCGAAAAAGTGGATATACCGTTAATCTTGTCGGAGGAAATATGGTATTCCACGCGACCGTCTTCTCAAGTGGCCTTCGTTTTAACGAAAGTATTGTCTTTGGTGGCGCTGAAACTGAACTCAATTCGCGACTCGTGCAGCAGGGCTATCGTTTAAAGTATGATCCGAATTATTCCATTGAACATCATGTTCATTTGACTTTGCGAACCTTCTTCTCCAAGGCATTTTGGCAGGGATTCGGCGCTCAAAGGCGCGAACAAGCGAATCTCCCTCCAGACATCGGACTTTCCTCCATCTTCTCCGCTTGTCCCTACCCATCCAGGTTGAACGAATTCTATTTGGCTTTTTTTAATCATGGCTTTCAGATGGGTCAGGAATGGGCGAAATGCCACTTGGAAGGGCGCCCCTCGCTCATTGAGTTAGCTACACTCTTTGTTTTTTTCTTTAAAAAAGATCTAGAGTTCAAAAGATACAAAAAATGGATCAAATTAAAAGCTGGTCACTAA
- a CDS encoding glycosyltransferase, whose translation MQRGPAALDPLNSEPSSYNDIDDWQGRLYFLPFSQEEKCLCGKCFETGSLSENKSRSEIFLSLDKAKRGEYLGVIFPCYLVLQDDALEIINAAKQRGLKVFTQVSAIVWVSEFRDTLIKLVEQGLLLNLILGRPGVAENEFINYASSSLRYVYYTLVGESFGGLAKYVSQLPQPVLNQLHFYFPLDPVETRRMFLTPSIHESLRKISNQVRRKGKHLSIRGPKGVDIFEPHIPSDRDLEPELKPSFESQVAMTESIEVSVIIPSFNCKSYIKNVVRHIFKQSLSPDKYEVIVVDDGSNDGTQEDFFKFVTPFQNQRNFKFLFFSRLTPRKRGDSQFRAGIARNVGVKHSRGRILLFLDSDMLIPANYLSDLISKMNEYEVVQGKRLFLNEDVSNELTSYNLIDPEIDTYPEDPYWASFQNSSDWNTLHNHWKYTCTHSLAIKTADFKRLGWFRKTFLYYGFEDVDLGYRLAKDGARFLLSDMALYHLHPPPSQSEYERSPVRRQMILAKTCRIFFHHSLDDSAYQDFRGLLAPTESFTISLPTMSKHSTSFWFSHYLQMMKWRMMWFLLHPAPKSGVRLTGGLLRRTYWGIIWPSACWLLWRGKVISNWLYWRSYGLSHLLRWKILGTIRWKIVMPAYYKGLMPVYYKGLMPTYYKSVHSVYDNPFIRLYWRIVWPSLCWSFWRIKSLLLILSIFKNWVFWRLFELRGFLYCKVWGTLKWKIAVPFYQIGVRGFFHKILIPGLWLAFDLSLPLRKPFYVLSYQYRKRILGQNMEKSI comes from the coding sequence ATGCAACGAGGTCCCGCAGCTCTAGATCCATTAAACAGTGAACCTAGCTCGTATAACGACATTGACGATTGGCAAGGTCGACTCTATTTTTTGCCCTTTTCTCAAGAAGAGAAGTGCCTCTGTGGAAAATGCTTTGAAACTGGGAGTCTCAGCGAGAACAAATCACGGTCAGAGATTTTCCTTAGTCTAGATAAAGCAAAGAGGGGTGAATATTTAGGGGTGATTTTTCCTTGCTACCTTGTGCTGCAAGATGACGCCCTGGAAATCATTAATGCGGCAAAACAACGTGGCCTTAAGGTATTTACACAGGTATCCGCAATAGTTTGGGTGAGTGAATTTCGAGACACTCTCATCAAGTTGGTCGAACAGGGGCTTCTTCTGAACCTTATCCTCGGTCGGCCCGGAGTTGCTGAAAATGAATTTATCAACTACGCCTCGTCTTCACTTCGGTATGTCTACTATACTCTTGTTGGCGAAAGCTTTGGCGGCCTTGCAAAATACGTCTCTCAACTTCCTCAACCGGTTTTAAATCAGCTTCACTTCTACTTTCCTCTCGATCCTGTTGAAACTCGCAGAATGTTTCTCACTCCCAGTATCCATGAGTCATTGAGGAAAATATCGAATCAAGTGAGACGAAAGGGCAAGCATCTGTCGATTCGAGGTCCGAAGGGCGTGGATATCTTTGAACCACACATCCCATCGGACCGAGATTTAGAACCCGAACTGAAGCCTTCTTTTGAATCACAAGTTGCCATGACTGAATCGATTGAAGTTTCTGTGATTATCCCAAGCTTCAATTGCAAAAGTTACATTAAAAATGTTGTTCGTCATATTTTTAAGCAAAGCCTGAGTCCAGATAAGTATGAGGTTATTGTTGTTGACGATGGAAGCAATGATGGAACCCAAGAGGATTTTTTTAAATTTGTCACACCCTTTCAAAATCAAAGAAATTTTAAATTTCTGTTTTTTTCAAGGTTAACTCCTCGAAAGCGCGGCGATAGCCAATTTCGAGCAGGGATAGCCAGGAATGTTGGAGTCAAACATTCTCGGGGTCGCATTCTCCTTTTTTTAGATTCTGATATGTTGATCCCGGCGAACTATCTCTCCGATCTTATTTCAAAAATGAATGAATACGAAGTTGTTCAAGGGAAGCGTCTTTTTCTTAATGAAGATGTCAGCAATGAATTGACGAGCTACAATCTCATTGATCCTGAGATTGATACCTACCCTGAAGATCCTTATTGGGCTTCGTTTCAAAATTCGAGTGATTGGAATACGCTTCACAATCATTGGAAATACACCTGCACTCATTCACTGGCCATAAAAACAGCCGATTTTAAGAGACTTGGATGGTTTAGAAAAACCTTTCTCTACTATGGATTTGAAGATGTCGATCTTGGTTATCGATTGGCTAAAGACGGTGCTCGCTTCTTATTGAGCGATATGGCCCTTTACCATTTGCACCCACCTCCCTCCCAATCAGAATATGAAAGATCTCCTGTGCGCCGCCAAATGATTTTGGCAAAGACCTGTCGGATCTTTTTTCACCACTCTCTCGATGATTCTGCCTATCAAGACTTTCGAGGCCTTTTGGCACCAACTGAGTCTTTTACAATTTCTCTTCCGACGATGAGCAAACATAGCACCTCGTTTTGGTTTTCCCATTACCTGCAGATGATGAAATGGAGGATGATGTGGTTCTTACTTCATCCCGCGCCAAAATCAGGAGTTCGCCTCACAGGGGGGCTCCTTCGCAGAACTTATTGGGGCATCATTTGGCCAAGTGCTTGCTGGCTCCTCTGGCGAGGCAAAGTGATCTCAAATTGGCTTTATTGGCGTAGCTATGGTCTTTCCCATCTTTTACGCTGGAAAATTCTTGGCACGATCCGTTGGAAAATCGTTATGCCCGCGTATTACAAGGGTCTTATGCCCGTGTATTACAAGGGTCTCATGCCGACCTATTACAAAAGTGTTCATTCCGTATATGACAACCCGTTCATTCGTCTTTACTGGCGGATTGTTTGGCCTTCACTCTGTTGGTCTTTCTGGCGGATAAAAAGTCTTTTACTCATTTTGAGCATCTTCAAGAATTGGGTTTTTTGGCGGTTGTTCGAATTGAGAGGATTTCTCTATTGCAAAGTTTGGGGCACTTTAAAATGGAAAATCGCAGTTCCCTTTTATCAAATCGGAGTACGAGGGTTCTTCCACAAAATTCTTATACCAGGATTATGGCTGGCCTTTGACTTATCTCTGCCTCTCAGAAAGCCTTTTTATGTATTGAGTTATCAATACCGAAAACGAATTCTAGGGCAAAATATGGAGAAAAGCATTTAA
- a CDS encoding SPASM domain-containing protein yields the protein MSEEIDSVDQEQSLAETIVRLEANKNQYYKGICYQLWTQPQIHADGKILGCCANYWGDFGSVFDYPSLFEAINNEKMRYGRRMLAGEAMERADIPCTNCHHFKAIKEMKNWVTVQEVSESL from the coding sequence ATGAGCGAAGAAATTGATTCTGTCGATCAAGAGCAATCCTTGGCTGAAACTATTGTTCGCTTGGAGGCCAATAAAAATCAGTATTATAAGGGAATATGTTATCAGCTATGGACTCAACCACAAATTCACGCTGACGGAAAAATACTGGGCTGCTGTGCTAATTATTGGGGAGATTTTGGGAGTGTATTTGACTATCCAAGTTTATTTGAAGCTATTAACAATGAAAAAATGCGATATGGTCGCCGGATGTTGGCTGGGGAGGCAATGGAACGTGCAGATATCCCTTGTACCAACTGCCATCATTTTAAAGCCATTAAAGAAATGAAAAATTGGGTTACAGTTCAAGAGGTCAGCGAATCCCTCTGA
- a CDS encoding radical SAM protein, which produces MKKDEAVDISLAYPKEIRIEASSYCQLKCPSCPTSQGLIHKSVVGSKFLKIDDFKRIVDGADWLKEIELSNWGEIFLNPDIVKIMNYAFKRKIELVAYNGVNFNNVSEEALEGLVKYRVKALTCSIDGASQETYVQYRVRGNFDRVIANIRRLNDFKTAYRSPLPRLTWQFVMFQHNKHELNRAKELASELGMEFYTKVSWDEKLAAKNDEGEVIQV; this is translated from the coding sequence ATGAAAAAGGATGAAGCGGTTGATATCTCCCTGGCGTATCCCAAGGAGATTCGGATCGAGGCTTCGTCGTATTGTCAACTGAAGTGCCCGTCTTGCCCGACATCTCAAGGTCTCATACACAAGAGCGTCGTGGGTTCAAAATTCCTAAAAATAGATGATTTTAAGCGGATCGTTGACGGGGCGGATTGGCTTAAGGAAATTGAACTATCAAATTGGGGCGAAATTTTTCTCAATCCAGATATTGTTAAAATAATGAACTACGCATTCAAGAGAAAAATTGAGCTAGTGGCCTATAATGGCGTCAATTTTAACAACGTATCGGAGGAGGCACTTGAAGGCTTGGTGAAGTATCGGGTCAAGGCCTTGACCTGTTCTATAGATGGAGCCTCGCAGGAAACTTATGTACAATACCGGGTAAGAGGGAATTTTGATCGAGTTATAGCGAACATCCGCCGTCTAAACGATTTCAAAACGGCCTACAGAAGTCCCCTTCCACGGCTGACTTGGCAATTTGTGATGTTTCAACACAACAAGCATGAACTGAATCGGGCCAAAGAACTGGCTTCTGAACTTGGTATGGAATTTTATACCAAGGTCTCTTGGGATGAAAAATTGGCAGCTAAAAATGATGAAGGTGAGGTCATTCAGGTATGA
- a CDS encoding glycosyltransferase has protein sequence MHISVIIPTSGRCETLKKSLTSLRENIPVGPSFEVLVVCNPCNLKVKGVVESFNGCNFPVKYIGSNRVGTNRARNLGVEHSRGENLLFLDDDVQIPHFQFWTGLWKLVLESVSEVAAGGYYLIRPEAKISEIIYNAAAGLWLMKCRAGKNVWNPVLLGGCFLVGRQLFQRAGGFAEAAQDAGEEDRLCERLNLLGCPPLLLDELSVVHEFQGGFRRLFTNAFRHGVAKVQSNRIGKSALSLKQTWALVGKIMNLHCIGLRTSKGCTLIAGLFFYYLVLNIGFWKRTLILEKMLIWERKRSTFVKGTV, from the coding sequence TTGCATATTTCAGTTATCATCCCGACGTCTGGTCGGTGTGAAACCTTGAAAAAGTCTCTCACTTCTCTCAGGGAGAATATCCCTGTTGGACCGTCATTTGAAGTTCTTGTCGTGTGCAATCCCTGTAATCTAAAAGTAAAAGGGGTGGTTGAAAGCTTTAACGGTTGCAATTTTCCGGTAAAGTATATTGGCTCAAATAGAGTTGGAACGAATCGGGCAAGAAATTTGGGAGTTGAGCATTCAAGGGGAGAGAATCTTTTGTTTCTTGACGATGATGTCCAAATTCCTCATTTCCAATTTTGGACTGGATTGTGGAAGCTCGTTTTGGAAAGTGTTTCTGAGGTGGCGGCGGGCGGTTACTATCTGATCAGGCCTGAGGCAAAGATCTCTGAGATCATATACAATGCTGCTGCCGGACTCTGGTTGATGAAATGTCGAGCAGGAAAGAATGTGTGGAATCCTGTGCTTCTGGGAGGCTGCTTCCTCGTAGGACGGCAGTTGTTTCAGAGAGCAGGTGGGTTTGCGGAAGCTGCGCAGGATGCGGGGGAAGAGGATCGGTTGTGTGAGCGGCTGAATTTGCTGGGTTGTCCTCCTTTGTTGCTCGATGAACTCTCGGTTGTCCATGAATTTCAAGGTGGGTTTCGGAGGCTTTTTACAAATGCTTTTCGTCATGGAGTTGCTAAAGTTCAATCAAATCGAATTGGAAAATCAGCATTGTCTTTGAAACAGACCTGGGCGCTGGTGGGCAAAATTATGAACCTTCATTGCATTGGTTTGCGCACTTCAAAAGGCTGCACCCTGATTGCGGGGCTATTTTTCTATTATTTGGTTCTAAATATTGGTTTCTGGAAGAGGACCCTCATTCTTGAGAAGATGCTTATTTGGGAGAGGAAAAGATCAACTTTTGTGAAGGGAACTGTATAG
- a CDS encoding carbamoyltransferase yields MYILGLSCYYHDSAAVLIKDGEIIAAAQEERFTRVKHDPSFPTQAIRFCLSEAGIDLKKISYISYYDKPFITFERLLETYIATAPRGLRSFVTAMPTWLKEKLNLKWLLKRQLREIEPGLKTHELPPLLFSRHHLSHAASAFYPSPYENAAVLCLDGVGEWATTSVWTGAGKDLVPEWEIRFPHSLGLLYSAFTYFAGFKVNSGEYKLMGLAPYGEPTYVNLIRDHLIDIKEDGTFRLNMDYFGFATGLKMTNKKFNSLFGGPERAKDSLLTLREMDIAKSIQVVTEEIILKLARTIRKETKQKYLCLAGGVALNCVANGELARQRIFDGLWVQPAAGDAGGALGAALCVWHQHLGRERKVDKKDKMKGSYLGPHFDSSAIQKFLDQQNAKYVRLGDQDLIAEVARLLAEGHIIGWHQGRMEFGPRALGNRSILGDPRNPLMQATMNLKIKFRESFRPFAPAVLADKSSEIFSINESNPYMMIVGHVAEAWRKPVAEAEKPQRGLDLLKVQRSRVPAITHVDYSARVQSVYRETNPLFYDLIKAFEQRTNTPLLVNTSFNVRGEPIVCDPKEAYNCFMGTDIDYLVLGSFLLEKSAQPGKTEDFVQVYGDD; encoded by the coding sequence ATGTATATTCTGGGTCTTTCTTGCTATTACCATGATAGTGCTGCAGTTCTGATTAAAGACGGGGAAATCATTGCGGCAGCCCAAGAGGAGAGATTTACTCGAGTCAAACATGATCCTTCCTTTCCGACACAAGCCATTCGATTTTGTCTGAGCGAGGCGGGGATTGATCTCAAAAAAATCAGTTATATTAGTTATTACGATAAGCCCTTTATAACTTTCGAACGACTTTTGGAAACTTACATTGCAACGGCCCCAAGGGGTCTGCGATCCTTTGTGACGGCGATGCCAACCTGGTTAAAAGAGAAGTTGAACCTCAAGTGGCTTTTAAAAAGGCAACTGAGAGAAATTGAGCCAGGTCTAAAAACACATGAACTGCCACCACTGCTTTTCTCTCGTCATCATTTGTCTCATGCAGCAAGCGCCTTTTACCCAAGTCCCTATGAAAATGCCGCGGTTCTGTGTCTTGACGGAGTGGGAGAATGGGCCACCACTTCAGTTTGGACGGGTGCAGGAAAGGATCTTGTGCCGGAGTGGGAAATCCGATTTCCCCATTCTTTGGGTCTATTGTATTCTGCCTTTACTTATTTTGCGGGATTTAAGGTCAACTCTGGAGAATACAAATTGATGGGTCTAGCTCCCTACGGAGAGCCCACCTACGTCAACCTGATTCGCGATCATCTCATTGACATAAAAGAAGACGGCACTTTTCGTTTAAATATGGATTATTTTGGGTTCGCCACTGGCTTAAAGATGACCAACAAAAAATTCAATTCTCTTTTTGGAGGGCCGGAGAGAGCCAAAGATTCTCTTTTGACTTTGCGCGAGATGGACATTGCCAAATCTATTCAGGTTGTCACCGAAGAAATTATATTGAAACTCGCCAGAACAATACGAAAAGAAACAAAACAGAAATATCTTTGCCTGGCGGGCGGAGTGGCTTTGAATTGTGTAGCAAATGGAGAATTGGCTCGCCAAAGGATCTTTGATGGTCTTTGGGTTCAGCCAGCGGCAGGGGATGCCGGGGGAGCTTTGGGTGCGGCGCTCTGCGTTTGGCATCAACACTTGGGCCGCGAGCGAAAAGTCGACAAGAAAGACAAAATGAAAGGTTCGTATTTAGGACCTCACTTCGATTCTTCGGCTATACAGAAGTTTTTGGATCAACAGAATGCAAAATATGTTCGACTCGGAGATCAAGATTTAATTGCTGAGGTTGCTCGTTTGCTAGCAGAAGGTCATATCATAGGATGGCATCAGGGCCGGATGGAGTTTGGCCCACGCGCCTTGGGAAATAGATCTATCTTGGGAGATCCGCGGAATCCTTTGATGCAGGCAACAATGAATTTAAAGATTAAATTTCGTGAATCTTTCAGACCATTTGCTCCCGCCGTTTTGGCTGACAAATCCAGTGAGATATTCTCAATAAATGAGTCAAATCCATATATGATGATCGTGGGTCATGTCGCCGAGGCCTGGAGAAAACCCGTTGCGGAAGCAGAGAAACCACAGCGTGGACTTGACTTGCTAAAAGTCCAGAGATCGAGGGTTCCGGCGATCACTCATGTCGACTATTCGGCGAGAGTTCAATCTGTTTACCGAGAAACAAATCCTTTGTTCTATGATTTGATTAAGGCTTTTGAGCAAAGGACAAATACCCCCTTACTGGTAAACACATCCTTTAATGTGCGCGGAGAACCTATTGTTTGCGATCCAAAGGAAGCGTACAATTGTTTCATGGGTACAGATATTGATTATTTGGTTTTGGGCTCATTTCTTTTAGAAAAGAGTGCGCAGCCTGGAAAAACTGAGGATTTTGTGCAGGTTTATGGTGATGATTGA